From Draconibacterium halophilum, one genomic window encodes:
- a CDS encoding DEAD/DEAH box helicase, protein MNNKRYRNTTKKRNTRNKNVSTINPALLVKQAVRVEETPFIAEQNFSEMPLSQSLKNTIERKGYVEPTEIQQKSINDLISGRNLIGIAATGTGKTGAFLIPVIEKMLANDTTTCLVVVPTRELAMQVEDEFKSLTQGHRLFSACFIGGTSVNNDVAKARKKNHLIVGTPGRLNDLTSRGALRLGNTPILVLDEFDRMLDMGFINDIKKIIALMKNRKQTMLFSATYEKTQQKLISEFVQNPVRINVSNVNNAANTVEQDILRVGANENKFQILRNLLSGEGFDKVILFAETKRNVDKICKQLSQSGINSDVIHGNKSQNYRTKAIRLFKSGKTRVLVATDVAARGIDVDGVTHVINYQLPQTMDSYIHRIGRTGRAGKKGMAYTFVN, encoded by the coding sequence ATGAATAACAAACGATATAGAAACACGACAAAGAAACGCAATACAAGAAACAAAAACGTTTCTACAATAAATCCTGCATTACTGGTAAAACAGGCTGTTCGCGTTGAAGAAACTCCTTTTATAGCTGAGCAAAACTTCAGCGAAATGCCACTTAGCCAAAGTTTAAAAAACACTATTGAACGGAAGGGCTACGTTGAACCAACCGAAATTCAACAAAAGTCGATAAACGATTTGATTTCGGGCCGTAACCTCATTGGCATTGCAGCTACAGGAACGGGGAAAACAGGAGCTTTTTTAATTCCGGTTATTGAGAAGATGTTGGCAAACGACACTACCACATGTTTGGTTGTTGTTCCAACCAGGGAGCTAGCCATGCAGGTTGAAGATGAATTTAAATCGTTAACTCAGGGACATCGACTGTTTTCGGCCTGCTTTATTGGCGGAACCAGTGTTAACAACGACGTTGCCAAAGCGCGGAAAAAGAACCACCTGATTGTTGGTACTCCGGGACGACTAAACGATTTAACCTCGAGAGGCGCACTCCGCCTGGGAAACACACCGATATTGGTACTCGACGAATTCGACCGGATGCTTGATATGGGATTCATTAACGACATTAAGAAAATTATTGCCTTGATGAAGAACCGAAAGCAAACCATGTTGTTCTCGGCTACCTACGAAAAAACGCAGCAAAAGCTGATTAGTGAATTCGTACAAAACCCGGTTAGAATAAATGTGAGCAATGTTAATAATGCCGCCAATACGGTTGAGCAAGACATTCTGCGCGTTGGGGCAAACGAGAATAAATTTCAGATTCTTCGTAATTTATTAAGCGGCGAAGGTTTTGATAAGGTGATTCTTTTTGCCGAAACAAAACGGAATGTAGACAAAATATGCAAACAGCTTTCCCAATCGGGCATCAATTCAGATGTAATACACGGTAATAAATCACAAAACTACCGCACAAAAGCTATTCGATTGTTTAAGTCGGGTAAAACGCGGGTTTTAGTAGCTACCGATGTGGCAGCACGAGGCATCGATGTGGATGGAGTAACGCATGTGATCAATTATCAACTTCCGCAAACAATGGATAGTTATATTCATCGTATTGGAAGAACCGGTAGAGCCGGAAAAAAAGGAATGGCTTATACGTTTGTTAATTAA
- a CDS encoding IS110 family RNA-guided transposase, whose product MGTSQVLFDQVVSRGCGLDVHKKVVTATIDGEGVKKQTRDYPTITSSLKELRDWLLGNGITHVAMESTGVFWKPVYNVLEPAGLTVWIVNAAHIKYVPGHKTDKKDSAWICKLLLAGLLKPSYIPPKEQRELRDLTRYRTKLIQGNASNKNRIMRQLEDANIKLSSMLSSTSGVVATKLINKLCDGKEVTMQDVEEVYHKKIGASKEDIYEACQGFITEHHIYMIGIHRQEIAHSEQTIANLNGRIREILQPYDNVLELLKKVPGISSKSVEDLVAEIGLDMSVFPSEKNLASWAGMCPGNNESAGKKKAEEPPREINR is encoded by the coding sequence ATGGGAACTTCACAAGTATTATTCGATCAAGTAGTATCCCGGGGATGCGGACTTGATGTTCACAAAAAAGTGGTAACAGCCACAATTGATGGAGAAGGGGTAAAAAAGCAAACACGCGATTATCCCACCATTACGAGTTCTTTGAAAGAATTGAGAGATTGGTTATTGGGAAACGGTATTACGCACGTGGCAATGGAAAGTACGGGTGTGTTCTGGAAGCCTGTTTACAACGTACTGGAACCTGCCGGGTTGACAGTTTGGATAGTCAATGCAGCGCACATCAAGTATGTTCCGGGCCACAAGACGGATAAAAAAGACAGTGCCTGGATATGCAAATTATTGCTGGCGGGTCTGTTAAAGCCCAGTTATATTCCGCCCAAAGAGCAACGGGAGTTACGGGATTTGACACGTTACCGTACCAAATTGATACAGGGCAATGCATCGAACAAAAACCGTATAATGCGGCAATTGGAAGATGCCAATATCAAATTGTCCAGTATGCTGAGTTCTACCAGTGGTGTTGTAGCCACCAAATTGATAAATAAGCTTTGTGATGGAAAAGAGGTAACGATGCAGGATGTGGAAGAAGTTTATCACAAAAAAATCGGGGCAAGCAAAGAAGATATTTACGAGGCTTGCCAGGGTTTTATCACTGAACATCATATTTATATGATAGGCATCCATCGCCAGGAGATTGCACACAGCGAACAAACCATAGCGAATTTGAATGGGCGCATCAGAGAAATCCTGCAGCCTTACGATAATGTGCTGGAGTTGCTGAAAAAAGTTCCGGGCATCAGTTCAAAGAGTGTAGAAGACCTTGTTGCAGAAATAGGTTTGGACATGAGTGTATTCCCAAGCGAAAAGAACCTTGCATCCTGGGCGGGCATGTGCCCGGGTAACAACGAAAGTGCGGGCAAAAAAAAAGCGGAAGAACCACCCAGGGAAATAAACAGGTGA